The Camelina sativa cultivar DH55 chromosome 16, Cs, whole genome shotgun sequence sequence TAAACATAATTCTCTGTTTATGGAAAAGTGATTGTATAAATGTTCATTCGTTTGAGTAAtactaatttcttttaattatatatattcggTTTTTAGTAAAAGaacattaacaaaatttggtgGCTACAATGGTTCCAGTTGGTTCCCTATTCGAGTTGGGTCCATTATCTCTTGCCGTGTACGGATATAATACTCAACCTAATCTGATCAAAGATAAGGTTTATAgtctttaaataaattttgcgGCGTAAATCAATCTTTTTATTTGGCCAAAATTCAATTCATTGTCTAATCCTGAATCGTGCCTTCGCTCGTTCATTTCTAATGTGTGATGTAAAATCACTTTATTTAGAAATGAAGGAAAATATTTGGATTAAATAAATTGATTACATTTCCGCATGTTCGCGATTTTTTTCTCATCTAACTGCTAATCCTAGATTTGATCAAATAAGAATATTCgtcgtgaaaaaaaaatagttatatatgaatttttaattttcttaaaaatcatataacaaaattttttagTGTGTTGATGTTTACAAGATAGAGTATGCAACAAAAGGTTGTCGGAATATATCTTTGAATGATCAACGCGATGACATATTGCAAAGTAACGTATACACACACAAACTCACGTTCAGTTGGACCAAATcatgcttctttttctttcgtcATGTTtcctcttattttttgttaaatctttCAACCCAACAGCGTCCTGATCTCAATTCCCCAAAACCCACATGTATTAGGTTTGAGAGAGTCCGAAAATATACTTTTCAAATAAATCAGTTAAGGGTCATACTTATTACTTTCACAACTTTACAAAAACATGCAAAATCTGTCATTGTCACTTTGagttgtaagtttttttttttaagattgagtcgctttacatatataatcatataatgaATTCTTATGCAATATGAATATCTCCTACGTAAGAATGATAATATAATCTCCTAGTAGTATTGCTATCAATctatacaataataataattttaataaaaaaatcaagtacaacgaaataaagaaattattaGAAACTTGAATTTCTAATATCTCTGAAgagtcaacaaagaaaaaaaaaaaaaaaaatagtcttcatcaatctttttttttttgtgtgtgtcaaAGTAGTCTTGATCAATCTTTCTCCAAACTTCTTCAATTGTTGTTCGACCTTCACCATTCCTTAATCTCCACTTCATCTCCCAAACCCGAATCCGAAAACCCCTCTTCACCAACTCAAAACCCTATTAACTCCATCCCAACAATCACATGTTTCGAACTGAACAACCAGCTCAGACCGTAAGATTCATCCCGGCAAAACAAGAACGATGCTAACGCATAAAcagagaagaacagagaaaagtCTCTGTTTCAAACAATACTACAAATGGATCCTCTGTTTCTCCCTTACTCTCTATTTTCTTGCTTCCTTTTTTGTCGACCAtgatcaagatcaagatcaagaagATAAGTCTTCTCCTCTCCGATCAAACCCTCTTCTTACTAACCCTAAACCAAAGCTTTTCGCTTCTCGTGCCATGTTTGAATCTAAAATTCATGACCACAAACTTTGGTTTGCCCCTCAACGTCCCAACATCAGAACAGGTAATATATAGAGATGAATCCATCATGCTTTCTAGTAGATTCATCGAGATAAGTCTAGGTTTCGGTCCGTTCTACTTCACGTTTTAGTTGAACAATCTTAACTTGTCataactatgtttttttttttaaaaaaaatttccttagATGTATTCAACAATTTGAAAATCTACGTGTATGACTTACCTTCAAAGTTCAACAAAGACTGGTTAGCCAACGACAGGTGCAGCAACCACCTCTTTGCCGCGGAGGTGGCACTCCACAAGGCGTTGCTCAGCCTCGATGAAGAAGTAGGCACGAAAGATCCTTACGAAGCCGATTTCTTCTTCGTCCCAGTCTATGTCTCTTGCAACTTCAGCACCATCAATGGCTTTCCCGCGATTGGTCACGCACGATCACTTATCGATGAAGCGATTAAGCTCATCTCGACTCAATACCCGTTTTGGAATCGAAACAATGGCTCTGACCACGTCTTCACGGCTACACACGACTTTGGCTCTTGTTTCCACACCATGGTTAGTTCAAAAAAGGATTTGCCaagtttttacatatataaacatttatttatttatacttaatAAACTTTATTTGGTTGTGAAGGAGGATAGAGCTATTGCTGATGGAGTACCACATATCTTGAGAAACTCTATAGTTTTGCAAACTTTTGGTGTTACATATAACCATCCATGCCAAGAAGTAGAGAACGTTGTGATACCACCGTACATCTCACCGGAAAGTTtacaaaagactcaaaagaatATTCCGGTAAATAAAGAACGAGACATTTGGGTTTTTTTCCGGGGCAAGATGGAGCTTCATCCCAAAAACATCAGTGGTCGCTTCTATAGCAAGTAAACAAAACGTactcttatctctctctatacacgcataaaaatgtatatattgaactggtttttttttataacttatcAGGAGAGTAAGGACTAAAATATGGCGGAGTTACGGCGGTGACCGGAGGTTTTATCTCCAACGGCAAAGATTCGCCGGTTACCAGTCAGAGATAGCtcgttctgttttttgtttgtgtccTCTCGGGTGGGCACCGTGGAGTCCAAGACTTGTCGAGTCGGTGGCTCTTGGTTGTGTTCCCGTGATTATAGCCGACGGGATTCGTTTGCCGTTTCCTTCCGCCGTGCGTTGGCCGGATATCTCGCTCACAGTGGCGGAGAGAGACGTGGGAAAGCTAGGGCAGATTTTGGAACACGTGGCGGCTACTAATTTGTCTGTCATACAGAGAAACTTGGAGGATGAGTCTGTTAAGAGGGCCCTTGTGTTTAATGTTCCTTTAAGAGAGGGAGATGCCACGTGGCAAGTTTTGGAGGCTTTGTCAAAGAAATTGAATAGGTCTGTTAGAAGGTCAAACTCTTATTAGTAAACCAATATAATTTTGACACATGTATAATACATTTTCctcctttttttgcttttttattttattttggtgtgACTGGTGagagttttgtaatttgtatattaCTACTACTATGATAATTAAAAAGTTGAATGAATATTCTTAGTAaataacttttgatttttctattttcaaagTAATTGATAAAGGTTTTCATTAAGATTTCTGATGAATTTAATGCtatttttacataatcttatgttttatttattttacggCGAATTTGCCCTACCGAAATTACTACTACCAATCACGAAAATGTCTAGCTAATAAGCCCTTGAAAGTGAATCAAACATTAAAGCCTACCAAAATTTGTTGTTAAGAAATATTCTATGAACCTAGGTGAGACTTGATCAAAGTTTCCCAAAGATAACCAAATCCACAACTTAAGTCATCTTCTCACAAAACAACTAGTTCTTCAAATGATGGACTTAGCAACGAATGAGAGTATTTGAGATCAAACAACTTGTTTGTGATTGTAGCATTTATGTTTTACTCCAACACTAGAGATTGTGATTTGTTGTTGAGCAACTCCCTGAAGAAGCATTCATTGTGCAAATCTCTCTCAAGGTTACAATTGCAGGCTGAAATCCTGATCTTAGAGGAACGATTGAAGCAACTCTCATGTGTTGAGCGTTTGGGTTGTGAGGCCGGGTCAATGTCATCCTTAGCATTTCTCCATCAAAGACTTGATTCACCATTGATGCTGCAATGGGAACAAAACATGTCAAAGCTTTCAATGTAATGTTAGATGCTAAGGTAATATAATATTCTCAAACTTAGTAAAGTGAATATGATGGTTTATTACCGGTTAAAGGATTGAGCTTGGTGAAGTGGAAGAACTCATCTGCTGAACAACCAAAGAGAACAGTGGCAGCTCTATCAAAACAGATCACAGTTTTCACTGATGTATCTGTTGCTATAGacatctataaaaaaaacacagagtCTTCAGAAAAGGTGAAAACTTTGAATTCCAGTTACTCTATCCACAGCTCTTACAAGAGATTATTTATAATCCTCTAGGAACCCAATTTCTAAAATCCCTAATTCACAGACTGCTAAATATCTAAAACTCGACAAAGCttgaaggaggaagaagaagaagaggaaagggTTCTTACGAGGATCCGATAGAGCAATTTGGGTTCTTTTGATTTGCAGAATTTGCATAATGAAGAAGAGGTAACGCCATTGTTGTCTGAGGGAAGGACTCTTTGGCAGCGAGAACAAACTCTGTAGCAATAGTCAGTTAGGTCGACGGCAAGCAACGTGCAAAGAACCGTTTCAGTGGattccatttttcttttactttaggGATTCCTCTGGTTTTGTCatcaaagttttctccttttccatTAAAACAATTGGGCCGAGTTACCAAACCCCCAATCTCGGCAGAAAGGtcctttctttatctttaggTCATAGGTGAAATTATGACTAGGCTTCAGATACAAGGATTTATTTACTTAAGAATTCACAATCATACTGAGTAACATATATATGACTTGATGCACATAGAGGAAACCAAACACTTATGTGGTGTAGCCCTTTCTTACAAATCATGTAGTTGTTGCTCCTCCTTGAGTGTCCTTGTGATtgttatctttgttgttgtgtttgcaCTTGAAACTGAAAACTTGTCCATGTAGATTCCAAGGTATGATATAAGTGGGTCGGCTCTCGCTTTGTCCACCACAAGCTTTAGAGACCGCGACTGAACCTTGGGAAACCGTAAAAGTCTTTTGTTCCCGATCGTCGTGCTGCTCACAACTCTCTCCCACTCCCCGCTTACAGTGTTGTGCGTCTCGAGATGGAAAGACGCAACCCTCTGACCCATATGGATCGGCTCTCTAATTTCCAACACGTTAAAACTAACCGAGTCTTTAAACGCTAAGTACAACTCCCATGTCTTGTCATTCTCCTCTGGCGCCCAATACTTATCTAATCCTTGTACCAAAACATTGTTAGGACCAAACTGACTTCCACGGATGCTGCTCGAGTTAACCAAGGCTTTACGGGCGAGATTGTTGGAGAAAATGGACTTTTTCAACCCGCGGAACTCCTCAAGAACCTTAATGTCTTGTTCAGATATCAACCCTGAAGAATTAGGAGGCACATTAAGCAAGAAGAGACAGTTTCTTCCAACAGAGTTATAGTATATATCCAAAAGCTGAAGAGCCGGTTTAGGCGACTCCAATGCGTGCCAAAACCAACCGGGTCGAATCGATACATCACATTCCGCTGGTACCCAATCTTGCCCAAagccatcaccttgctgagaaTACAAAGGATCAGTGTCGCCAATCTTGGCATTGGTTCGATTAAAGAGTGACCAGCAAGTGGAACCAGCGTGTCCAGCTTCATCACCGATCCAGCGGACATCAGGACCGGCGTCAGAGAAAATAACAGCTCCGGGCTGAAGCTGATGGATCAAACTAAACCAAGTATCAAAGAAATATTCCatatctttctctccttctcccttAGCTCCATCTAACCAAACTTCCTTAATCTCTCCATACCTAACAAAGAATGAATGAGAGTCAAAATTTGGAAACNATATCCAAAAGCTGAAGAGCCGGTTTAGGCGACTCCAACGCGTGCCAAAACCAACCGGGTCGAATCGATACATCACATTCCGCTGGTACCCAATCTTGCCCAAAGCCATCACCTTCCTGAGAATACCTGTACAAGAAGATCCAAcaagaaaaattcaaacttcttttctatcaaaaaaaaaaagttttgactATATTTGTTTGTGAATTTTGACTTACAAAGGATCAGTGTCGCCAATCTTGGCATTGGTTCGATTAAAGAGTGACCAGCAAGTGGAACCAGCGTGTCCAGCTTCATCACCGATCCAGCGGACATCAGGACCGGCGTCAGAGAAAATAACAGCTCCGGGCTGAAGCTGATGGATCAAACTAAACCAAGTATCAAAGAAATATTCCatatctttctctccttctcccttAGCTCCATCTAACCAAACTTCCTTAATCTCTCCATACCTAACAAAGAATGAATGAGAGTCAAAATTTGGAAACCCATTTGATTTGACTgatatgagaaaagaaaaaaaaaggagcttaCTTTGTAAGTAACTCGGTCATTTGACTCAGATAAAACTCGTTATACTCCAATGTATTGCCATAACACGGATCATGACGATCCCATGGAGAAAGGTAAAGACCAAGTCCAATTCCAGCTTCCGCCGCCGCAGCAGCAAGTTCAGCCACTACGTCTCCGTCTCCGCCTCTAAAGGGGCTAGATTTGACAGAGTAATCGGTGTATTCGCTAGGCCAGAGACAGAACCCGTCGTGGTGCTTCGCAGTGAGGATGACCCGGGAAAAGCCTGAGTCTTTAGCGATTTGGACCCATTGGGTAGCGTTGAGATGAGTCGGGTTGAAAACGGATGGGTTGGCTTTTCCGGTGCCCCATTCTGAGTCTGTGAAAGTATTGGGTCCGAAATGGAGGAACATCGCCATGGATCCGAGTTGCCATTGGAGCTGTTGGGATGTAGGCAGAGGTAAGATTGGAAGTGGATGTGGTTTTAACCGAGATGAATTTGAGAGTTTCGAGATACAGAGGATTGAGAAGATTAGGAGAGTGATTGGACAGTTCATGGTTCTTCAAAGGTTATAgtctggttcttcttcttgaatcttgacTATGTCCTtcaatggagtttttttttttttttttccaccttttctatatttttttttagctttggcTGTTATTAGTGTGTTGGAAACTTAATGCAAACGCAATAGATAACTGTTCTTGGCtgtttttatataacatttacTATTATCCTGATCaagttttgttttagatttatacatgtaattttttatatatgtaagtttTCCTATACTATTGTAAAtggaaaagtaaaattttcttttacccAAAATACTTTcctattttattaaaaagaaaagtaagatCGATTTAAAACCACACTTTATATAATGAGACGGACTATACGAAGACAAATAAATTCTGGTAAAAAAGGNNNNNNNNNNNNNNNNaaaaaaaaaaaaaaaaaaaaaaaacctagtgGGTCGCCTAtatagaggagaagaagaggcgGAGGATAGAGAAATAAGTATACAAACTAAAAGTGTATGAGAGCTTTCGTAAGACTTTCGACATGATTCCTATTGATCTGATCCATCATTGTTTGTACCGGAGATTCcacaacactaaataaataagattttgcGGGGAAAGAATGAAGCTAGTTCTTTATTAACGATGGAAACGTGAGATCGTCAATAACACGAGTCAATATTGaactcgtcagttcacaggagaactaacaagctaATAATAACGAGCTCGAAAGAGGAAATAGATTACACAAAAGACAATAatagttttcgatgcaaagtattacTCTTTAGATATTGTCTCGGGTCCGGATCCTCCTCTCAATAAATATATGATGCTATTTATAGGCGAGTGTAGAACTAGGATTCCCAACGTGAAATACCGAGATTATCCTCTGCGGAATGTTAATGACTTGTTTTCAATTTTGTCGGGCCCAAATCACAAGTAATGAGTCTTGTTGCgcgcagcccatgtccaacaatGATATACTCTTTGAGGCTGCCTGCTAAATCTGCTGCGAGGTTCCGTTGCGTCTAGAAGCTATGGTTATCCATCACCACACGTCCAGATTTCATCAGCTCTTTCACGAGTCAACACTCTTCAACACGGCTGTGTCTTTTAGTCTGCGTGGAAAAAGGTGGAAAGCGTCTCTTCAACTCGATTCCCCAACTTGAGCATCCGGACAAAacatttaacccgcggtatgtGGAAAGTTATGAGATAAGTGCTCCCAAATTTGATTATTACGAAGGGTCCGAACAGTCAGTCCATGGCTTGATATGCTTGAGAGATTTTGATGGGAATATTGTAGTTTGGAATCCAACCACGAGACAACATGTTTACTTACCCAAACCACGACCAAACTTCATCGCAGTTGTAAGTAGCTTTTTAGGATATGATCCAGTCGAGCACAAGCATAAAGTCTTGTGCATCCCAGTATGTGGATACCAAGATCCTCTTGTTTTTACATTGGGACCTCAAGAATCATGGAGAGTGCCTCAAAATAGCCTTTACCATGAATCCACAAGCACCTCGGGAATAAAAGGTATATGCATCAACGGGCATGTGTATTATGAAGCGAGCATACGTTTTATAGTAATCGATGGTGCTTTTAAAACGGAAGCAATCGTTATGAGCTTTGATATGAGGTACGAAAAGTTCAacgtaataaaaaaaacagttgatgATGAATTTGGCAATCTTTTCATCAACTACAAAGGAAAATTAGCATGGGTTTGTTCGGACTCTTATTGTAtaagattttgggttttggaggataaagagaaacaaaaatggtGGCCTACAAAATTTCGTCTTTCTTTGCCAACAAGTATTCCGAGCTGGTGGGGAGATTCTTTGCGGCGGCTGAGAGGCGTCACTCATGATGGTTGTGAGTTTATTTATACTGATCAAACATCGTCTCAAGCAATTTATGTTTTGTACT is a genomic window containing:
- the LOC104752693 gene encoding probable glucuronoxylan glucuronosyltransferase IRX7; this encodes MLTHKQRRTEKSLCFKQYYKWILCFSLTLYFLASFFVDHDQDQDQEDKSSPLRSNPLLTNPKPKLFASRAMFESKIHDHKLWFAPQRPNIRTDVFNNLKIYVYDLPSKFNKDWLANDRCSNHLFAAEVALHKALLSLDEEVGTKDPYEADFFFVPVYVSCNFSTINGFPAIGHARSLIDEAIKLISTQYPFWNRNNGSDHVFTATHDFGSCFHTMEDRAIADGVPHILRNSIVLQTFGVTYNHPCQEVENVVIPPYISPESLQKTQKNIPVNKERDIWVFFRGKMELHPKNISGRFYSKRVRTKIWRSYGGDRRFYLQRQRFAGYQSEIARSVFCLCPLGWAPWSPRLVESVALGCVPVIIADGIRLPFPSAVRWPDISLTVAERDVGKLGQILEHVAATNLSVIQRNLEDESVKRALVFNVPLREGDATWQVLEALSKKLNRSVRRSNSY
- the LOC104752694 gene encoding uncharacterized protein LOC104752694 — translated: MESTETVLCTLLAVDLTDYCYRVCSRCQRVLPSDNNGVTSSSLCKFCKSKEPKLLYRILMSIATDTSVKTVICFDRAATVLFGCSADEFFHFTKLNPLTASMVNQVFDGEMLRMTLTRPHNPNAQHMRVASIVPLRSGFQPAIVTLREICTMNASSGSCSTTNHNL
- the LOC104752696 gene encoding alpha-L-fucosidase 1-like, with product MNCPITLLIFSILCISKLSNSSRLKPHPLPILPLPTSQQLQWQLGSMAMFLHFGPNTFTDSEWGTGKANPSVFNPTHLNATQWVQIAKDSGFSRVILTAKHHDGFCLWPSEYTDYSVKSSPFRGGDGDVVAELAAAAAEAGIGLGLYLSPWDRHDPCYGNTLEYNEFYLSQMTELLTKYGEIKEVWLDGAKGEGEKDMEYFFDTWFSLIHQLQPGAVIFSDAGPDVRWIGDEAGHAGSTCWSLFNRTNAKIGDTDPLYSQQGDGFGQDWVPAECDVSIRPGWFWHALESPKPALQLLDIYYNSVGRNCLFLLNVPPNSSGLISEQDIKVLEEFRGLKKSIFSNNLARKALVNSSSIRGSQFGPNNVLVQGLDKYWAPEENDKTWELYLAFKDSVSFNVLEIREPIHMGQRVASFHLETHNTVSGEWERVVSSTTIGNKRLLRFPKVQSRSLKLVVDKARADPLISYLGIYMDKFSVSSANTTTKITITRTLKEEQQLHDL